A genomic segment from Triticum dicoccoides isolate Atlit2015 ecotype Zavitan chromosome 1A, WEW_v2.0, whole genome shotgun sequence encodes:
- the LOC119365175 gene encoding hypoxanthine-guanine phosphoribosyltransferase-like: protein MVSEAANAGIDRVLWTEAEIATRVAEVASELAADIRRLAEPAVVVGVATGAFLFLADLVRRVDVPLAVDLVRVESYGDGTESSGRPRVTSDLKVDVAGKHVVVVEDIVDTGNTVSCLIAHLQKKGALSISVCTFLDKPARRTVDFQLVGGGKFYRGFECPDSFVVGYGMDYAELYRNLPYVGVLKPEMYSKKTDN from the exons ATGGTGAGCGAAGCCGCCAACGCCGGCATCGACCGCGTGCTGTGGACAGAGGCCGAGATCGCCACGCGGGTCGCCGAGGTCGCctcggagctcgccgccgacatcCGCCGGCTCGCGGAGCCGGCCGTCGTCGTGGGCGTCGCCACGGGGGCGTTCCTCTTCCTCGCTGACCTGGTGCGGCGCGTCGACGTGCCGCTCGCCGTCGACCTCGTGCGCGTCGAGTCGTATGGCGACGGCACCGAGTCCAGCGGCCGGCCCCGGGTCACCTCTGACCTCAAGGTCGACGTCGCCGGGAAGCAcgtcgtggtg GTTGAAGATATTGTCGACACAGGGAATACTGTTTCCTGTCTCATTGCCCATTTACAAAAGAAAGGAGCACTGTCCATATCAGTTTGCACTTTCCTGGACAAACCAGCAAGGAGGACAGTCGATTTTCAGCTAGTGGGGGGTGGAAAATTTTACAGAGGCTTCGAG TGCCCCGACAGCTTTGTTGTTGGCTATGGTATGGATTATGCGGAGCTCTACCGCAACCTGCCTTATGTTGGAGTTCTCAAGCCTGAGATGTACAGTAAGAAAACTGACAACTAG